The region GTTCAGCTCGTCGCTCAGGTCGAAATCGAAGCTGTCCAGCAGGAGCTGGGTGAAGGTGATCTGCTCGGTGCGCAGGGCCTGGTCGACGATGCGGTCGGCGATCACCTTCTCCTGGCTGAGCTGCCCGAAGTAGTTGGCCAGGTACGCGTCGTAGTTGTTGGCGAGCTGGTCGGCGACCTGCACCTTCATCTCGCGCGGGGCCGACTGGCGCGGCACGGCGTCGATCAGCACCAGGCGGCGGACCTGCTGCGGGTGGTCGAAGGCGTAGGTCATGGCGACCAGGCCCCCGAAGCCGTGCCCCACCAGCACCGGCGTGTGGATGCCTTCCTCGGCCAGGAACCGGCCGAGATGGTCGGCCACCGTGGCGATGGTCGCGTCCTTGATCGGCGGGGTGCGGCCGTGGCCGGGCATCTCGTAGGACCAGACCCGGAACCCCAGCTGCAGGCGAGGCGTCACTCCCTCCCAGATCGAAGCGTCGGAACCGAGGCCGTGGATCAGGACGATGTCGCTGCCGATCGGATCGAACGGCGCGGCCGCGTCGTCGGCGGCGGCGGCGATCGTCGCGCCGAGGATCAGGACGGACAGCAGAAGCACGCGCTTCATGGGAGGGCCTTTCGCGGCTCGGGGAGGGGGGGCGGTTCGCCGATCACTTCGAACAGGTCGCCGTCGGACGCCACAACAACATCGGCCGGCGCGTGTTCCCGCACCAGGGCGGGGAGATCCAGGGCGGCGGCGGCGGGGTAGAGGTGCGTCAGCACGACGCGGCGCGGCCGGGCCGCCGCGATCAGGGCGCCGACGCGCGACGGCGACATGTGGCCGTCGATGGCCAGCTCGTCGGGCGTCGAGCACTCGACCACCAGCAGGTCGGCCCCGAGGGCGGCGGCCTCCAGCGCCCGGCAGGGCCCGGTGTCGCCCGAGAGGACCAGCCTGCGCCCGTCGCGGTCGCGCGCGAGCCAGCCGAGGTTCTCGGCACTGAAGCGGTCCTCGCCGTGTTCGACCCGAAAGGCCTCCAGCGCGGACGCGCCGCGAGCCGTCCCGACCGCCCAGCGGCCGTCGTCGTCGGGTTCCAGCGCGTCGCCGCCGGCGACCTCCAGCACCTCGAGCGGCCGCCGGCGCGGCGTCAGCCAATCCCCGTAGAGGTCGCGCAGGCGGTCGAGGTACGCGGCCAGGCCGCGCGGCCCGATGACCTGCAGGAGGCGCCGCGACTGCGGGACGACCGTGTGCAGCGCGAACAGCAGCGGGGCCAGGTCGGCGCAGTGGTCGAGGTGCAGGTGGGTCAGCAGGACGGCGTCGATCCCGTCGATCGTGGCCGGACCGTGGGGCGAGCGCACCAGTCGGACCAGGGCGCCTGGACCCGGGTCCACCAGCAGGGAACGGCCGTCGATCGTCAGCCAGGCGGCCGACGGGCTGCGGTCGATGGTCGGCACGGCGCCGCCGGTGCCCAGGATCAGCAGAGCGATCATGGTGTACAAGCAAGCGTCGCGTCGGGCCGGGGTCAAGCCGCAAGCCGCGAGCCGTCCGCTAGACACCCGCGGGCCAGCCGACTATCATGATCCATCCGCGGCCGGCCGGGCCGCGTCCCAGGGAATGCCGAGAGGAAGCCGAGAGCATGAAGTCACGACCGATCGTCATCGCCCTGCTGGCCGCCGTTGCGTTCGCGGCCCCGGCCCGCGCCCAGATCGCCCCCGCGGACACCTCCGAGGTGATCCTGCGCGACGACATGAGCGACGACGAGAAGATCGCCGCCCTCAACCGCCTGCTGGTGCTCAACCCGCGCAACTCCGAGCTGTACAACGACCTCGGCGTGATCTACGCCGGCCGCGAGGATTGGCTGTCCGCCCGCGACGCCTTCATCGCCGCCATCCAGTCCGACCCCCGCGCCCCGGCCAGCCACCGCAACCTGGGCCTGGTCATGACCAAGCTCGAGCAGTACGACATGGCCCTCTCCGAGCTGGACGCCTACCGCAATCTGGCGCCGGACGGGGGCGGGGACGCCTGGAAGCTGATCGCCGAGGCCCGCCGCCGCTCCGGCGACCCGGAAGGCGCCGCCGCAGCCTACGAGAGCGGTCTGGAGGCCTACGGGCAGGTGTTCGGCGCCGAGACCTGCGACCTGATCATGGGCCGGATCGTGCTGGCGGAGGCCGCGTCCGACCAGCAGACCGTCGACGCGGTGCTGGAGCGCTACGCCGCCGGGGCCCGCGACCACCTGGCCGCGACCGGGTTCGTGCCGGCCGACCGGACCGGCCTGGCGGCGAAGGCCCTGCTGGAGCGGGCGCTGCGCCGCCGGATCGACGCCGCCCAGGCCGAGACCCAGGAAGGCCGGCACGCCGCCGCGGCGGCCCTGTACGAGGCGGCGATGGTCCTGGACCCGTCCCGCCAGGACCTGCTGCCCCTGGCCGCCTTGTCCTGGTTCGACTCCGGCGACGCGATGAAGGCGAAGGTCATGGCGC is a window of bacterium DNA encoding:
- a CDS encoding alpha/beta hydrolase; this translates as MKRVLLLSVLILGATIAAAADDAAAPFDPIGSDIVLIHGLGSDASIWEGVTPRLQLGFRVWSYEMPGHGRTPPIKDATIATVADHLGRFLAEEGIHTPVLVGHGFGGLVAMTYAFDHPQQVRRLVLIDAVPRQSAPREMKVQVADQLANNYDAYLANYFGQLSQEKVIADRIVDQALRTEQITFTQLLLDSFDFDLSDELNGHDIPILVIGSGSLLPDPNLAQQFLDGYGFAGARTIAFKTMPGVGHFVMLEEPDYTASVIAAYALQK
- a CDS encoding MBL fold metallo-hydrolase yields the protein MIALLILGTGGAVPTIDRSPSAAWLTIDGRSLLVDPGPGALVRLVRSPHGPATIDGIDAVLLTHLHLDHCADLAPLLFALHTVVPQSRRLLQVIGPRGLAAYLDRLRDLYGDWLTPRRRPLEVLEVAGGDALEPDDDGRWAVGTARGASALEAFRVEHGEDRFSAENLGWLARDRDGRRLVLSGDTGPCRALEAAALGADLLVVECSTPDELAIDGHMSPSRVGALIAAARPRRVVLTHLYPAAAALDLPALVREHAPADVVVASDGDLFEVIGEPPPLPEPRKALP